A genome region from Streptomyces xanthophaeus includes the following:
- a CDS encoding ABC1 kinase family protein, whose protein sequence is MSDLPRKAVTRTVKLAALPLGIAGRATWGLGKRIGGKSAEIVARELQQRTAEQLFRTLGELKGGAMKFGQALSVFESALPEEVAGPYRAALTKLQEAAPPLPAATVHQVLTDRLGADWRELFEEFDDKPAAAASIGQVHRAVWHDGRQVAVKVQYPGAGEALLSDLKQLGRFAGLLGPLIPGMEIKPLIKELRDRVAEELDYELEAEAQRTHADAFVDDPDVVVPDVVHQGDQVLVTEWMEGTPLSEVIADGTQEERDRAGQLLAGFLFAGPARTGLLHADPHPGNFRLIPGADGRTRLGVLDFGTVDRLPGGWPKPIGRSLRMTLDGDAEGVYGHLRAEGFVRESVELDPDAVLDYLKPIIEPAEAEEFTFTRPWLRGQAARIADPRSPAHQLGRQINLPPSYLLIHRVTLSTIGVLCQLGATVRLRDELDTWLPGFAPAE, encoded by the coding sequence ATGTCTGATCTTCCCCGGAAGGCGGTCACCCGTACCGTCAAGCTGGCCGCGCTGCCGCTCGGCATAGCGGGCCGGGCCACGTGGGGGCTGGGCAAGCGGATCGGGGGCAAGTCCGCGGAGATCGTGGCGCGTGAGCTCCAGCAGCGCACCGCCGAGCAGTTGTTCCGCACCCTCGGGGAGCTGAAGGGCGGCGCCATGAAGTTCGGGCAGGCCCTGTCGGTCTTCGAGTCGGCCCTGCCCGAGGAGGTCGCGGGGCCCTACCGGGCCGCGCTGACCAAGCTTCAGGAGGCGGCCCCGCCGCTGCCCGCGGCGACGGTGCACCAGGTGCTGACGGACCGTCTCGGCGCCGACTGGCGGGAGCTGTTCGAGGAGTTCGATGACAAGCCGGCCGCGGCGGCCTCCATCGGGCAGGTGCACCGGGCGGTATGGCACGACGGCCGACAGGTGGCCGTGAAGGTCCAGTACCCGGGGGCCGGTGAGGCGCTGCTGTCGGACCTGAAGCAGCTGGGCCGGTTCGCGGGCCTGTTGGGGCCGCTGATCCCCGGCATGGAGATCAAGCCGCTGATCAAGGAGTTGCGCGACCGGGTCGCGGAAGAGCTCGACTACGAACTGGAGGCCGAGGCCCAGCGGACGCACGCGGACGCCTTCGTGGACGACCCGGACGTCGTCGTACCGGACGTCGTGCACCAGGGCGACCAGGTGCTGGTGACCGAGTGGATGGAAGGGACCCCGCTGTCGGAGGTGATAGCCGACGGGACCCAGGAGGAACGGGATCGCGCCGGACAGCTGCTGGCCGGGTTCCTGTTCGCCGGTCCGGCGCGCACCGGCCTGCTGCACGCGGACCCTCACCCGGGCAACTTCCGGCTGATACCGGGGGCGGACGGCCGGACGCGGCTGGGCGTCCTGGACTTCGGCACGGTCGACCGGCTGCCCGGGGGCTGGCCCAAGCCCATCGGCAGGTCGCTGCGGATGACGCTGGACGGTGATGCCGAGGGGGTCTACGGGCACCTGCGCGCCGAGGGGTTCGTGAGGGAGTCCGTCGAACTCGATCCCGACGCGGTGCTGGACTACCTGAAGCCGATCATCGAGCCCGCCGAGGCCGAGGAGTTCACGTTCACCCGGCCGTGGCTGCGCGGCCAGGCGGCGCGGATCGCCGATCCGCGCTCCCCCGCCCACCAGTTGGGCCGGCAGATCAACCTGCCGCCGTCCTACCTGCTGATCCACCGCGTGACGCTGAGCACCATCGGGGTGCTGTGCCAGCTGGGCGCGACGGTGCGGCTGCGGGACGAACTGGACACCTGGCTGCCGGGGTTCGCCCCCGCCGAGTGA
- a CDS encoding ThiF family adenylyltransferase, producing MYPKVKPALARAWRDLQTVQFGVTPAHAVVLGPVDTATGTLIDRIDGTRGMELLRAEASGMGLPDGRADEVVRTLAGAGLLDDVTAGGPRAQALRGHPETVERLGPDLGSLSLVHREPGGDLRGIAARRSIRVRVRGSGRVGAVIAAVLAGAGVGRVEVLDGGRVEPADVAPGGLDPGSVGRPRAESAGRLVRGAAPGRTPRAGEDEGAEPGLALVVVAPRDGLHAWAPDPDTAADWIAAGIPHLYAGVLEGTGLVGPLVLPGSTACAGCMERDRVDRDAAWPRMLVQWRSAHRRRAGAACDLGLSTAVAGLAAAHALAFLDGQLPASTASRWEAALPAVHWESTPVHPHPDCPCGAGGSPEEDRAGCGREGHDRMR from the coding sequence ATGTATCCGAAGGTGAAGCCGGCGCTGGCGCGGGCGTGGCGGGATCTGCAGACGGTCCAGTTCGGGGTGACGCCCGCCCACGCGGTGGTGCTCGGCCCCGTGGACACGGCGACGGGCACGCTGATCGACCGGATCGACGGCACCCGGGGCATGGAGCTGTTGCGGGCCGAAGCCTCGGGGATGGGGCTGCCGGACGGCCGGGCCGACGAGGTGGTCAGGACGCTGGCGGGAGCCGGCCTGCTCGACGACGTCACGGCGGGCGGTCCACGGGCCCAGGCCCTGCGGGGGCATCCGGAGACCGTGGAGCGGCTGGGGCCCGACCTCGGTTCGCTGTCCCTGGTCCACCGGGAGCCGGGCGGGGACTTGCGGGGGATCGCCGCCCGCCGGTCGATACGGGTGCGGGTGCGCGGGAGCGGCCGGGTGGGGGCCGTGATCGCCGCGGTCCTGGCGGGAGCCGGTGTGGGCCGGGTGGAGGTGCTCGACGGGGGCCGGGTGGAGCCGGCGGACGTGGCACCGGGCGGGCTGGACCCCGGGAGCGTGGGCCGGCCGCGGGCCGAGTCCGCGGGCAGGCTGGTGCGTGGGGCGGCCCCGGGGCGCACCCCGAGGGCCGGGGAGGACGAGGGGGCGGAGCCCGGGCTGGCCCTGGTGGTGGTCGCGCCCCGGGACGGCCTGCACGCATGGGCCCCGGATCCGGACACCGCGGCCGACTGGATCGCCGCGGGCATCCCGCACCTGTACGCGGGGGTGTTGGAGGGGACGGGGCTGGTGGGGCCGCTGGTGCTGCCGGGGTCGACGGCGTGCGCAGGGTGCATGGAGCGCGACCGCGTGGACCGGGACGCGGCCTGGCCGAGGATGCTCGTGCAGTGGCGTTCGGCCCACCGCCGCCGCGCAGGTGCCGCCTGCGACCTGGGGCTGTCCACGGCGGTGGCCGGGCTGGCCGCGGCCCATGCGCTGGCCTTCCTCGACGGACAGTTGCCCGCGTCCACGGCCTCCCGCTGGGAGGCTGCCCTCCCCGCCGTGCACTGGGAATCCACGCCGGTCCACCCGCATCCCGACTGCCCCTGCGGGGCGGGCGGGTCACCGGAAGAGGATCGGGCGGGGTGCGGCCGGGAGGGCCATGACAGGATGCGCTGA
- a CDS encoding mycoredoxin, with the protein MQDTGTVTMYSTTWCGYCRRLKTQLDREGIAYNEINIELDPESAAFVEKANGGNQTVPTVLVKSAAGSESVMTNPSLAQVKQALAV; encoded by the coding sequence ATGCAGGACACGGGCACCGTCACGATGTACAGCACGACCTGGTGCGGCTACTGCCGTCGGCTGAAGACCCAGCTGGACCGGGAAGGCATCGCGTACAACGAGATCAACATCGAGCTCGACCCGGAGTCCGCCGCGTTCGTGGAGAAGGCCAACGGCGGCAACCAGACGGTTCCCACCGTGCTCGTGAAGTCCGCCGCGGGCAGTGAGTCCGTCATGACGAACCCGAGCCTGGCCCAGGTCAAGCAGGCCCTCGCCGTCTGA
- a CDS encoding M48 metallopeptidase family protein, producing the protein MKGNGVPEIGPESLVFEPRTGGTSATTTGYRRGVSADPPQRAVEVRRSARRRRTVSAYREGDRTVVLIPARMSEAEEQRWVGVMLDKLAAQESKRTFGDAELTERAEQLSEQYFDGRARPRTVRWVTNQNTRWGSCTPAEGSIRLSHRLQGMPEYVVDYVLLHELAHLLVPGHGPRFWELLEAYPRTERARGYLEGVVAAERLPKVPAAREE; encoded by the coding sequence ATGAAGGGAAATGGGGTTCCGGAAATCGGCCCCGAATCCCTCGTGTTCGAACCGCGGACGGGCGGGACTTCCGCCACCACGACCGGGTACCGTCGTGGCGTGTCCGCCGACCCACCGCAGCGCGCCGTCGAAGTCCGCCGGAGCGCGCGCCGCCGCAGGACCGTATCCGCCTACCGCGAGGGTGACCGTACGGTCGTGCTCATCCCTGCCCGGATGTCCGAGGCGGAGGAGCAGCGCTGGGTGGGGGTCATGCTCGACAAGCTGGCCGCCCAGGAGAGCAAACGCACCTTCGGGGACGCAGAGCTCACCGAGCGGGCCGAGCAGCTGTCAGAGCAGTACTTCGACGGCCGCGCCCGCCCCCGCACGGTCCGCTGGGTCACCAACCAGAACACCCGCTGGGGCTCCTGCACCCCCGCCGAAGGCAGCATCCGGCTCTCGCACCGGCTCCAGGGGATGCCCGAGTACGTGGTCGACTACGTGCTCCTGCACGAGCTGGCCCACCTCCTCGTACCCGGCCACGGCCCCCGCTTCTGGGAGCTGCTGGAGGCCTACCCGCGCACCGAGCGGGCCCGCGGTTACCTGGAAGGCGTGGTCGCCGCCGAGCGACTGCCGAAGGTCCCCGCCGCCCGCGAGGAATGA
- a CDS encoding ATP-dependent DNA helicase UvrD2: MRAACGQFSRPTHETWQHGGVTAATHSSSFPGGPASAESADAVLLGLDPEQREVATTLRGPVCVLAGAGTGKTRAITHRIAYGVRSGQLMPASVLAVTFTNRAAGEMRGRLRTLGAGGVQARTFHSAALRQLQYFWPRAVGGEVPRLLERKIQFVAEAGARCRIRLDRNELRDVTGEIEWAKVTQTVPADYPVAALKSGREAPRDLAEIAQIYGTYEQLKRDRGMIDFEDVLLLTVGILQDRHDIAEQIRTQYQHFVVDEYQDVSPLQQRLLDLWLGERDSLCVVGDASQTIYSFTGATPDHLLNFRTRYPQATVVKLVRDYRSTPQVVHLANGLLNQAKGRAAEHRLELVSQRESGPDPVHTEYADEPAEAEGVAHRIRDLIAAGVPAGEIAVLYRINAQSEVYEQALADAGVPYQLRGAERFFERQEVQRAILALRGAARSGGNDPLLDDVVELGSQVRAVLSSTGWSTEPPAGSGAVRDQWESLAALVRLAEDFARARPGATLADLTIELDERKAAQHAPTVQGVTLASLHAAKGLEWDAVFLVGLTDGMMPITYAKTDEQVEEERRLLYVGVTRARIHLSLSWAVSRAPGGRASRRPSRFLNGLRPGSAARGAGAGSAAERGVRKRPRRGPALCRVCGKTLTEAGELKLMRCEDCPSDMDEGLYERLREWRAAQSKEQGLPAYCVFTDKTLMAIAEAAPSEEGELSMISGVGGRKLDRYGAEVLAICAGQEVGAGHPDDA, from the coding sequence ATACGTGCTGCCTGTGGACAATTTTCCCGCCCGACTCACGAGACCTGGCAGCATGGCGGGGTGACAGCAGCAACGCACTCCTCATCGTTCCCGGGTGGCCCCGCCTCCGCCGAGTCGGCCGACGCGGTGCTCCTGGGGCTCGACCCGGAGCAGCGCGAGGTCGCGACGACCCTGCGCGGACCGGTGTGCGTGCTGGCGGGTGCCGGTACCGGCAAGACCCGCGCGATCACCCACCGCATCGCCTACGGCGTCCGGTCGGGGCAGCTCATGCCGGCCAGTGTGCTCGCCGTCACCTTCACCAACCGCGCCGCGGGCGAGATGCGCGGACGCCTGCGCACCCTGGGCGCGGGCGGGGTCCAGGCCCGCACCTTCCACTCCGCCGCACTGCGCCAGCTCCAGTACTTCTGGCCCAGGGCGGTCGGCGGCGAGGTGCCCCGGCTGCTGGAGCGCAAGATCCAGTTCGTCGCCGAGGCGGGCGCCCGCTGCCGCATCCGGCTCGACCGCAACGAGCTGCGCGACGTCACCGGCGAGATCGAATGGGCGAAGGTCACCCAGACCGTGCCCGCCGACTACCCGGTGGCCGCCCTCAAGTCGGGCCGCGAGGCCCCCCGGGACCTGGCCGAGATCGCCCAGATCTACGGGACGTACGAACAGCTCAAGCGCGACCGCGGCATGATCGACTTCGAGGACGTGCTGCTCCTGACCGTCGGCATCCTCCAGGACCGCCACGACATCGCCGAGCAGATCCGCACCCAGTACCAGCACTTCGTCGTCGACGAGTACCAGGACGTCAGCCCGCTCCAGCAGCGGCTGCTCGACCTGTGGCTCGGCGAGCGCGACAGCCTCTGTGTCGTCGGTGACGCCAGCCAGACCATCTACTCCTTCACCGGCGCCACCCCCGACCACCTGCTGAACTTCCGCACCCGCTACCCGCAGGCCACGGTGGTCAAGCTGGTCCGCGACTACCGCTCCACCCCCCAGGTGGTCCACCTGGCCAACGGGCTCCTGAACCAGGCCAAGGGCCGGGCCGCCGAGCACCGGCTGGAGCTGGTCTCGCAGCGCGAGAGCGGCCCCGACCCCGTCCACACCGAGTACGCGGACGAGCCCGCCGAGGCCGAGGGTGTCGCCCACCGGATCCGGGACCTGATCGCCGCGGGTGTGCCCGCGGGCGAGATCGCCGTGCTCTACCGCATCAACGCCCAGTCCGAGGTCTACGAGCAGGCCCTCGCCGACGCCGGGGTCCCCTACCAGCTGCGCGGAGCCGAGCGGTTCTTCGAGCGCCAGGAGGTCCAGAGGGCGATCCTCGCGCTGCGCGGAGCCGCCCGCTCCGGCGGGAACGACCCGCTGCTCGACGACGTCGTGGAACTGGGCTCCCAGGTCCGGGCGGTGCTCAGCTCCACCGGCTGGAGCACGGAGCCGCCCGCCGGCTCCGGCGCCGTGCGCGACCAGTGGGAATCGCTGGCCGCGCTGGTCCGGCTCGCCGAGGACTTCGCCCGCGCCCGCCCCGGGGCCACCCTGGCGGACCTCACGATCGAGCTGGACGAGCGCAAGGCCGCCCAGCACGCCCCGACCGTCCAGGGCGTCACCCTGGCCTCGCTGCACGCGGCGAAGGGCCTGGAGTGGGACGCCGTGTTCCTCGTCGGCCTCACCGACGGCATGATGCCGATCACCTATGCGAAGACCGACGAGCAGGTCGAGGAGGAACGGCGGCTGCTCTACGTCGGCGTCACCCGGGCCCGGATCCACCTGAGCCTGTCCTGGGCGGTCTCCCGCGCCCCCGGCGGCCGGGCCTCCAGGCGCCCCAGCCGCTTCCTGAACGGCCTGCGGCCGGGCTCCGCGGCCCGGGGCGCCGGAGCGGGCTCCGCGGCCGAGCGAGGGGTGCGCAAGCGCCCGCGCCGCGGTCCCGCGCTGTGCCGGGTCTGCGGCAAGACCCTGACCGAGGCCGGCGAGCTGAAGCTGATGCGCTGTGAGGACTGCCCGTCCGACATGGACGAAGGCCTCTACGAGCGGCTGCGGGAGTGGCGCGCGGCCCAGTCGAAGGAGCAAGGCCTGCCCGCCTACTGCGTCTTCACGGACAAGACTCTGATGGCCATCGCGGAGGCCGCGCCGTCCGAGGAGGGGGAGCTCTCGATGATCTCCGGAGTCGGCGGCCGTAAGCTTGATCGGTACGGAGCTGAGGTCCTGGCCATCTGCGCAGGTCAGGAGGTTGGGGCCGGGCATCCTGACGACGCGTAG
- the nudC gene encoding NAD(+) diphosphatase yields the protein MEVPVSTHTERPLAERPLSLAAPSGIDRAAHHRLDEAWLAAAWSHPTTRVFVVSGGQVLIDDTPDGGSGIVMTPAFEAPVTETHRYFLGTDEDGVRYFALQKDALPGRMDQSARPAGLREAGLLLSPRDAGLMVHAVALENWQRMHRFCSRCGERTVVAAAGHIRRCPGCGAEHYPRTDPAVIMLVTDEHDRALLGRQVHWPEGRFSTLAGFVEPGESIEQSVIREVWEEAGVRVGEVEYVASQPWPFPYSLMLGFTARAITSEITVDGEEIEEARWFSREELRAAFASGEVLPPSGISIAARLVELWYGEPLPKAAA from the coding sequence TTGGAAGTACCTGTGAGCACCCATACCGAGCGCCCTCTCGCCGAGCGCCCTCTTTCGCTCGCCGCGCCCAGCGGGATCGACCGCGCCGCGCACCACCGTCTCGACGAGGCGTGGCTGGCCGCGGCCTGGAGCCACCCGACGACGCGCGTCTTCGTCGTCTCCGGCGGCCAGGTCCTGATCGACGACACCCCCGACGGCGGTTCCGGCATCGTGATGACCCCGGCCTTCGAGGCCCCGGTCACCGAGACGCACCGCTACTTCCTGGGCACCGACGAGGACGGCGTACGGTACTTCGCGCTGCAGAAGGACGCGCTGCCCGGCCGCATGGACCAGTCGGCCCGTCCGGCCGGCCTGCGCGAGGCCGGACTGCTGCTGTCCCCGCGCGACGCCGGGCTGATGGTGCACGCGGTGGCGCTGGAGAACTGGCAGCGGATGCACCGCTTCTGCTCGCGCTGCGGCGAGCGCACGGTGGTCGCGGCCGCCGGGCACATCCGCCGCTGCCCGGGCTGCGGCGCCGAGCACTACCCGCGCACCGACCCGGCCGTGATCATGCTGGTCACGGACGAGCACGACCGTGCGCTGCTGGGCCGCCAGGTGCACTGGCCGGAGGGCCGCTTCTCCACGCTGGCGGGGTTCGTGGAGCCGGGCGAGTCCATAGAGCAGTCCGTCATCCGCGAGGTGTGGGAGGAGGCCGGCGTCCGGGTCGGCGAGGTCGAGTACGTGGCCAGCCAGCCCTGGCCCTTCCCGTACAGCCTGATGCTGGGCTTCACGGCCCGCGCCATCACCTCGGAGATCACGGTGGACGGCGAGGAGATCGAAGAGGCTCGCTGGTTCTCCCGCGAGGAACTGCGCGCGGCGTTCGCGTCGGGCGAGGTGCTGCCCCCGTCGGGCATCTCCATCGCCGCCCGGCTGGTCGAGCTCTGGTACGGCGAGCCGCTGCCGAAGGCGGCCGCGTAA